In Hwangdonia lutea, a single window of DNA contains:
- a CDS encoding SMP-30/gluconolactonase/LRE family protein yields the protein MKNLYLLTVCFASCFLSVAQEQPTHVNNSFIAFTIPEKDLLPENVAYDFKTQAFFVGSIRKGKIVKIDKNGQQTEFVKPQQDGLWMIIGMKADAHNRWLWVCSSGGNNLEDYTFKDDADGRPAGIFKFDLDSGKLIKKYVLADKGDVHFFNDLVIDSKGNVYITHMFKAHAIYIIESNKNELEVFTKPESLKYPNGITISADDKYLFVAHADGLAKIEIETKNYSELKNPDQLKISRRESIDGLYFYKNTLIGVQPDVKTVRQFTLNNQLNTITNSKILERNHPMMNNPTTGVLVGDQLYYIANAQFGSFDEEGNLFPMHKLYEPTVLKVSLNEQQNTNDENE from the coding sequence ATGAAGAATCTCTATTTGCTAACAGTATGTTTTGCGAGCTGTTTTCTGTCTGTGGCGCAAGAACAGCCAACCCACGTCAATAATAGTTTTATTGCTTTTACAATTCCTGAAAAAGACCTGCTCCCCGAAAATGTTGCGTACGATTTTAAAACCCAAGCCTTTTTTGTGGGCAGTATCCGAAAGGGAAAAATCGTTAAAATCGATAAAAACGGACAACAGACCGAGTTTGTAAAACCGCAACAAGATGGCTTGTGGATGATAATTGGCATGAAGGCAGATGCCCATAACCGTTGGCTTTGGGTATGCAGTTCGGGTGGCAATAACCTTGAAGATTACACCTTTAAGGATGATGCCGATGGGCGTCCCGCCGGAATCTTTAAGTTTGACCTGGACTCTGGTAAGCTCATTAAAAAATACGTTTTAGCCGATAAAGGCGACGTGCATTTTTTCAACGATTTGGTTATCGATTCCAAAGGCAATGTGTACATCACCCACATGTTTAAAGCGCATGCCATTTACATTATTGAAAGCAACAAAAACGAACTCGAGGTTTTTACCAAGCCCGAATCGTTAAAATACCCCAATGGCATTACCATTTCGGCAGACGACAAATACCTTTTTGTGGCACATGCCGACGGATTGGCCAAAATTGAAATTGAAACGAAAAACTATTCAGAATTAAAAAATCCCGATCAGCTAAAAATCTCAAGACGAGAAAGTATCGATGGACTTTATTTCTACAAAAATACTTTAATCGGTGTACAGCCCGATGTTAAAACGGTGCGGCAATTCACATTAAACAATCAGTTAAACACCATAACAAACAGCAAGATTTTAGAGCGCAACCACCCCATGATGAACAACCCTACGACGGGTGTTTTAGTGGGCGACCAATTGTATTATATAGCAAATGCACAGTTTGGGAGTTTTGATGAGGAAGGCAACCTGTTCCCAATGCATAAACTGTACGAACCAACGGTTTTAAAAGTAAGTTTAAATGAACAGCAAAACACCAATGATGAAAACGAGTAG
- a CDS encoding dodecin: MENHIYKKIEIVGTSETSSDDAVKNALSKASKSVKNLRWFEVTETRGLIGDNGTVDYWQVTVKIGFTMMD, encoded by the coding sequence ATGGAAAATCACATATACAAAAAAATTGAAATTGTTGGAACATCGGAAACATCTAGTGATGATGCCGTGAAAAACGCATTGTCAAAAGCATCGAAATCCGTGAAAAACCTACGCTGGTTTGAGGTTACCGAAACTAGAGGCCTTATAGGTGATAATGGCACCGTGGACTATTGGCAAGTGACCGTAAAAATTGGGTTTACCATGATGGACTAA
- a CDS encoding tetratricopeptide repeat protein, with the protein MKLLQIICMAILLFGCTETHVKIPITTHSNKAKAMFLRAVEFEGLLKTDEAEKLYQNAIGLDSTFALAHIRLGMLKDDFDKRRFHIKKAMQQLDKLSEAEKLWVLARNNFYGTQDGKSEYDCFKTLVKLFPNDEHANYMFGFVNLHHGVNQPDTAIHYYKKALKINPKVSRHYNELAYAYMAKQDFKNAEKVIKNYIAFLPKHENPRDTYAELLMRDHRYKASIEAYKKVLGINPSAPWAYMGMAANLSFLKRFKEARNTLKPFDTIELSDYEYRHKWRSKVCSYLIAQKIDSAIVVLNRQKAESASGENKREPLFHQYMAHSRITRLYFENNQPNEGLKSFGAWKNFVKNNITKQTTIDRVSDLESYFLAFAHVLKGNDEAAKTIIENSTNPSDDMKLLQARLFIKTKTHDKAIAILNTLDASNPYYLHWLSLAYAHNSDTQKSKMISTKIKSLIEMNNLDYALAISKQGQFSPSW; encoded by the coding sequence ATGAAATTGTTGCAAATCATTTGTATGGCCATTCTGCTTTTTGGATGTACCGAAACCCATGTGAAAATTCCAATCACGACCCATTCAAACAAAGCAAAAGCCATGTTTCTGCGCGCCGTCGAATTTGAAGGATTGTTAAAAACAGATGAAGCGGAAAAGCTATACCAAAATGCCATTGGGTTAGATTCAACCTTTGCTTTGGCGCACATTCGGTTGGGCATGTTAAAAGATGATTTCGATAAGAGACGATTTCATATAAAAAAAGCCATGCAACAGCTTGATAAGTTATCCGAGGCCGAAAAACTGTGGGTTTTGGCCAGAAACAATTTTTATGGCACACAAGATGGAAAATCAGAATACGATTGTTTTAAAACTTTGGTAAAGTTGTTTCCAAACGACGAGCACGCAAACTATATGTTTGGTTTTGTAAACCTTCACCACGGCGTAAACCAACCAGATACCGCAATCCACTATTACAAAAAAGCCTTGAAAATCAATCCTAAAGTATCTAGGCATTATAATGAATTGGCTTACGCTTATATGGCCAAACAGGATTTTAAAAACGCCGAAAAAGTGATAAAAAACTATATCGCTTTTCTTCCAAAGCACGAAAACCCAAGAGATACCTATGCGGAATTATTAATGCGCGACCATCGCTATAAGGCATCGATCGAAGCTTATAAAAAAGTTTTGGGCATTAACCCAAGCGCACCTTGGGCCTATATGGGAATGGCTGCTAATTTAAGTTTTTTAAAGCGTTTTAAAGAGGCCAGAAATACTTTGAAACCTTTTGATACTATCGAGTTAAGCGACTACGAGTACCGCCACAAGTGGAGATCAAAAGTGTGCAGTTATTTAATAGCACAAAAAATAGATTCAGCAATCGTGGTTTTAAACCGTCAAAAAGCAGAAAGCGCTTCAGGAGAAAATAAAAGGGAACCTCTGTTTCATCAATATATGGCGCACTCTCGAATAACCAGGTTGTATTTTGAAAACAATCAACCAAACGAAGGCTTAAAAAGCTTCGGTGCTTGGAAAAATTTTGTAAAAAACAATATTACTAAGCAAACAACCATTGATCGCGTTTCAGATTTAGAGTCTTATTTTTTGGCCTTTGCCCATGTTTTAAAAGGCAACGACGAAGCAGCAAAAACCATAATTGAAAACAGCACAAATCCGTCAGACGATATGAAATTGCTTCAAGCCAGACTTTTTATAAAAACCAAAACGCACGATAAGGCCATAGCGATCTTAAACACTTTAGATGCCAGCAACCCCTATTATTTGCATTGGCTCTCATTGGCGTACGCGCATAATAGTGATACACAGAAATCAAAAATGATTTCCACTAAAATCAAATCATTGATCGAGATGAATAATTTGGACTATGCCTTAGCGATTTCAAAGCAGGGGCAATTTAGTCCATCATGGTAA
- the lpdA gene encoding dihydrolipoyl dehydrogenase, which translates to MKSYDVAIIGSGPGGYVAAIRCAQLGMKTAIIEKYATLGGTCLNVGCIPSKALLDSSHHYEDAVKHFEEHGIEIPGDVKVNLEKMIARKQSVVDQTTGGIDFLMKKNKIDVYQGLGSFKDATHISIKGEETTEIEAKNTIIATGSKPSNLPFINLDKERIITSTEALKLKEIPKHLIVIGGGVIGLELGQVYKRLGAEVTVIEYLDRIIPTMDAGLSKELNKVLKKQKFKINASHKVKSVERKGDEVIVKADNKKGEEVEFKGDYCLVSVGRRPYTDGLNAEAAGVKLNDKGQVEVNDHLQTSASNIYAIGDVIKGAMLAHKAEEEGVFVAETLAGQKPHIDYNLIPGVVYTWPEVAAVGKTEEELKAAGVDYKTGQFPMRALGRSRASMDLDGFVKVLADKNTDEILGVHMVGARAADMIAEAVVAMEYRASAEDVSRMSHAHPTYTEAIKEAALAATEDRALHI; encoded by the coding sequence ATGAAATCATACGATGTAGCCATTATTGGCTCAGGTCCTGGCGGATATGTAGCAGCGATACGTTGCGCACAATTAGGGATGAAAACAGCAATAATTGAAAAATATGCAACCCTAGGAGGCACTTGCTTAAATGTGGGATGTATTCCGAGTAAAGCGCTTTTAGATTCGTCGCACCATTACGAAGACGCCGTAAAGCATTTTGAAGAACACGGTATTGAGATTCCAGGCGATGTAAAAGTAAATTTGGAAAAAATGATTGCACGCAAGCAATCCGTTGTCGATCAAACCACGGGCGGTATCGATTTTTTAATGAAGAAAAATAAAATTGATGTTTATCAAGGCTTAGGAAGCTTTAAAGATGCCACGCACATTAGCATCAAAGGAGAAGAGACGACTGAGATTGAAGCCAAAAACACTATAATTGCAACGGGTAGTAAACCTTCAAATCTGCCGTTTATCAATTTAGATAAAGAGCGTATCATTACATCAACCGAAGCCTTAAAATTAAAAGAAATTCCTAAACATTTAATTGTAATAGGTGGAGGTGTTATTGGTTTAGAGCTGGGTCAGGTCTATAAAAGATTGGGTGCAGAGGTTACGGTTATTGAGTATTTGGATCGCATTATTCCAACTATGGATGCGGGCTTATCCAAAGAATTAAATAAGGTTTTAAAGAAACAAAAGTTTAAAATAAATGCATCGCATAAAGTAAAATCTGTTGAGCGAAAAGGCGATGAGGTGATTGTAAAAGCAGATAACAAAAAAGGTGAAGAAGTAGAATTTAAAGGCGATTATTGCTTGGTGTCTGTGGGTCGTCGTCCCTATACAGATGGATTAAATGCCGAAGCTGCGGGCGTAAAGTTGAATGATAAGGGACAAGTTGAAGTCAACGATCATTTACAAACTTCAGCCTCAAATATTTACGCAATTGGCGATGTTATTAAAGGCGCGATGTTAGCACACAAAGCCGAAGAAGAAGGCGTGTTTGTTGCCGAAACATTAGCGGGACAAAAACCACATATTGATTATAATTTAATTCCAGGCGTGGTTTACACATGGCCAGAAGTAGCTGCCGTTGGTAAAACCGAAGAAGAATTGAAAGCAGCTGGAGTAGATTATAAAACGGGCCAATTCCCTATGCGTGCTTTAGGTAGAAGTAGAGCAAGCATGGATTTAGATGGCTTTGTTAAAGTTTTAGCCGATAAAAATACCGATGAAATTTTAGGTGTTCACATGGTCGGGGCTCGTGCTGCAGACATGATTGCCGAGGCGGTTGTGGCTATGGAATACAGAGCATCGGCAGAAGATGTGTCACGTATGTCGCATGCGCATCCAACGTACACAGAAGCCATTAAAGAAGCCGCTTTAGCCGCAACGGAGGATAGAGCATTACACATTTAG
- a CDS encoding carbohydrate binding family 9 domain-containing protein, whose product MYKTYVNIAFFLSICTGFSQPEIPKKTAPIQLDGSIEPAEWQNAYVLTDFKQIEPNLGARASEQVVVKVLYDAQYLYVSAQIPFTNPSTIFATTLERDKAQTDDDYFEFYIDSYNDKLNTLVFRTNPLGTKQDLEISRNGEDFNNSWNTFWNAASQIHHNGWSTEMRIPFSSLRYEASAVNTMRIKAIVKYKQKNERIISPQYNTQIASAHYHFSNSEAVQFKNLPASKPLYITPYLKGNFISQNLLNENGTAYKNQTTFLERKKYADSETLDKILSNIGLDVKYKPTANSTIDFTLNTDFAEVEADDRVVNISRFPIFLAEKRLFFLENADLFNSNQFDHRLFNSRRIGIENGSAIPIIGGVRFTGNSSTWQYGLLSMQTHKVENIAASNNMSVARLRKTVGSKGSNIGILNTNKISKDESNHLLAIDANIRFTDIIRSRFTVAATFDTQTGNWKPMYGAAVNTFRPNGFGIDYYFREYTENFNPELGFVERPNTKRLTLNNGWRKTYANPEFLRFFRMGHYFTKYWLSSNGVHEVFQTNFYLTLTHKKGYELSAFIPMYLEDNLYAPWQIAKDVTVPVGAYTMWKANPFFSTGNAKPYQLYLDVEFGDFYGGKQLTTYANVSYDFSKTLKAELGMRYNRLSFPESYATNKVSRTLNLNRYFSRVKLNFSPKASLNSYVQYDTRSNKAGLNLRFRYNPTEGTDLYLVYNHNAHINRDALTPRPPFTDNQVAVVKFSKTFLR is encoded by the coding sequence ATGTACAAAACATATGTCAATATCGCTTTTTTTCTTTCAATTTGTACGGGGTTTTCCCAACCCGAAATCCCAAAAAAAACAGCACCAATTCAGCTTGACGGTTCAATCGAGCCGGCCGAATGGCAAAACGCCTATGTGCTGACCGATTTTAAGCAAATAGAACCCAATCTGGGCGCCAGGGCATCAGAGCAAGTGGTGGTAAAAGTGCTCTATGACGCCCAATATCTTTATGTCTCCGCCCAAATTCCGTTTACCAATCCTTCAACGATTTTCGCAACCACTTTAGAGCGCGATAAAGCACAAACGGACGACGATTATTTTGAGTTTTACATCGATTCCTATAACGATAAACTCAACACTTTGGTCTTTAGGACCAACCCTTTGGGCACCAAGCAAGATTTGGAAATTAGCAGAAACGGCGAAGATTTCAACAATTCGTGGAACACCTTTTGGAATGCCGCATCGCAGATACACCACAACGGTTGGAGCACAGAAATGCGCATCCCCTTTTCTTCGCTGCGTTACGAAGCTTCAGCTGTAAACACCATGCGCATCAAGGCCATTGTTAAATACAAGCAAAAAAACGAACGCATCATCTCGCCGCAGTACAATACCCAAATCGCATCGGCGCATTATCATTTTAGTAATTCCGAAGCGGTACAATTTAAAAATCTACCGGCTTCAAAACCGCTTTATATCACGCCGTATTTAAAAGGGAATTTCATCAGTCAGAATCTTTTGAACGAAAACGGAACGGCCTATAAAAACCAGACCACTTTTTTGGAACGGAAAAAATATGCCGATAGCGAAACTTTAGATAAAATACTGAGCAATATAGGTTTGGATGTAAAGTACAAACCCACCGCCAATAGCACCATAGATTTTACTTTGAATACGGATTTTGCCGAAGTTGAGGCAGACGACAGGGTGGTCAATATTTCAAGATTCCCCATTTTTTTAGCGGAAAAAAGGCTGTTTTTTTTAGAGAATGCAGATTTGTTCAACTCCAACCAGTTCGATCACCGTTTGTTTAATTCCAGGCGGATAGGTATCGAAAACGGTTCGGCAATCCCCATTATTGGCGGTGTTAGGTTTACGGGCAACAGCTCCACATGGCAATACGGCCTGTTGAGCATGCAAACCCATAAGGTTGAAAACATTGCCGCATCAAATAACATGAGCGTTGCGAGGTTGCGAAAAACGGTGGGTTCCAAAGGTTCCAATATCGGGATATTGAACACCAATAAAATCAGTAAAGACGAAAGCAACCACCTTTTGGCCATCGATGCCAATATAAGGTTTACCGATATTATAAGATCCCGGTTTACGGTTGCCGCAACTTTCGATACCCAAACGGGAAACTGGAAACCCATGTACGGTGCGGCGGTCAATACATTTCGTCCCAACGGTTTTGGCATCGATTATTATTTTAGGGAATATACCGAAAACTTTAACCCGGAATTGGGTTTTGTGGAGCGCCCCAACACCAAACGGCTTACGCTAAACAATGGCTGGCGAAAAACGTATGCTAACCCCGAGTTTTTAAGGTTTTTTAGAATGGGGCATTACTTTACCAAATATTGGCTGTCCTCCAATGGTGTGCACGAGGTGTTCCAAACCAATTTTTACCTTACCCTAACCCATAAAAAAGGTTACGAACTGTCGGCCTTTATACCCATGTACCTTGAAGATAATTTATACGCGCCATGGCAAATAGCCAAAGATGTTACCGTACCGGTTGGAGCTTACACCATGTGGAAAGCCAACCCGTTTTTTAGCACAGGAAACGCAAAACCGTACCAATTGTATTTAGATGTGGAGTTTGGCGATTTTTACGGCGGCAAACAACTAACCACTTATGCCAATGTGTCTTACGATTTTAGTAAAACCCTTAAAGCCGAATTGGGAATGCGCTACAACCGCTTGAGCTTCCCCGAAAGTTACGCCACCAACAAAGTTTCGAGAACGTTGAATTTAAACCGGTATTTTTCGCGCGTTAAACTTAATTTTTCCCCAAAGGCATCGCTTAACAGTTATGTGCAATACGATACACGGTCTAATAAGGCAGGCCTCAATTTACGCTTTAGGTACAACCCAACGGAGGGCACGGATCTGTACCTCGTTTACAACCACAATGCCCATATAAACAGGGATGCATTAACGCCAAGGCCACCGTTTACCGATAATCAAGTGGCGGTTGTTAAATTTTCAAAAACCTTTTTAAGATGA
- a CDS encoding amidohydrolase family protein: MHYKHITVVFFLFVLCVASLKLKAQNQVAIVNANVVPMTSEIVLKAQTILISNGTITDINSSKSVKVPNGYRVIDAKGGYVLPGFINMYTHVNEANLMLYLANGQTTVRDIPSHINVLGLREQIKDGKVIGPRIIAYGLRATGAPAPYHSQQPIFNIDQAKAQVREAKRLGYDGMYVYATCLPETYKPILDEAKKIGLPISGHFPIFINENTVLKSKQPEFTNLTGITRGGKLVMDKAKLISLLKHCDKAVTPSLAVHKTWSLSHKKDSLYNSIYTQYIPPKLRATWKPDTIPNQSPSKYPYANVAQFVKDLSDNNIQLFLGSDGGYPLVVPGFAYLDEMKLFVEAGISNYKTLKYATVDAARFLKLSDVGTIEIDKRAELIVLGANPLKDISAIKTIEGVMHNHHWMDKDHLKNELLKLDKSINRVNDMFHDWKPKLKTNSKTTQLNYNFYSNDVLVGQQRILIDSLENNNISIRSVMVVDAPDYRHTYSCHRINGKTIDSLSIENKGSEGTTRVNAFKKQDSVLVLGQSPFHGKFSYKKFAPPNTQLWNPFISRYFELDNMVNYHLAYVLNKRLKLNEADMFKAIQIELNSEEYGEKYIVDQAMVTIIKTSEQDFRLIYPGFSGYANRTRLPFNVLIKTADAHKIKAVLLGDLKIVLVDN; this comes from the coding sequence ATGCATTATAAGCACATAACTGTTGTCTTTTTTCTATTCGTTCTATGTGTTGCTTCGCTTAAGCTAAAGGCACAAAACCAGGTTGCCATAGTAAATGCCAACGTGGTTCCTATGACATCGGAAATCGTTTTGAAGGCGCAGACCATTTTAATATCTAACGGCACCATAACCGATATAAATAGTTCAAAAAGTGTAAAAGTCCCAAACGGCTATCGTGTTATCGATGCCAAGGGAGGTTATGTCTTACCCGGTTTTATCAATATGTACACCCATGTTAATGAGGCCAATTTAATGCTCTATCTGGCCAATGGGCAAACAACGGTCAGGGACATCCCCAGCCATATCAATGTACTTGGACTAAGAGAGCAAATAAAGGACGGAAAAGTTATAGGGCCTCGAATTATCGCCTATGGATTACGGGCTACGGGCGCACCGGCACCATATCACAGCCAACAACCCATTTTTAATATAGACCAGGCAAAAGCACAGGTACGGGAAGCTAAACGATTGGGTTACGATGGCATGTATGTCTATGCGACTTGCCTACCGGAAACGTATAAACCAATTTTGGATGAAGCAAAAAAAATAGGCTTGCCCATTAGTGGTCATTTTCCAATTTTTATCAACGAAAACACGGTGTTGAAAAGTAAGCAACCCGAGTTTACCAATCTTACGGGCATTACAAGGGGCGGAAAACTTGTAATGGATAAAGCTAAGCTTATAAGCCTTTTGAAGCATTGTGACAAGGCGGTTACACCTTCGTTGGCGGTGCACAAAACTTGGTCTTTGTCCCATAAAAAAGATAGTCTGTACAATTCGATATACACACAATATATACCGCCAAAGTTAAGAGCCACATGGAAACCAGATACCATACCAAACCAAAGCCCATCCAAATATCCATACGCAAATGTAGCGCAGTTTGTAAAAGATTTGAGCGATAACAACATCCAATTGTTTTTGGGCAGCGACGGTGGTTATCCTTTGGTTGTTCCGGGGTTTGCTTATTTAGATGAAATGAAGCTTTTTGTCGAGGCGGGAATTTCAAATTATAAAACTTTAAAATACGCAACAGTTGATGCTGCAAGATTTTTAAAATTAAGCGATGTAGGTACCATTGAAATTGATAAACGGGCAGAACTCATTGTGTTGGGTGCTAATCCGCTCAAGGACATAAGTGCCATAAAAACTATTGAAGGCGTGATGCACAACCATCATTGGATGGATAAGGACCATTTAAAAAATGAGCTGTTAAAATTGGATAAAAGCATCAACCGGGTTAACGATATGTTTCACGATTGGAAGCCTAAATTAAAAACCAATTCAAAAACGACCCAGCTCAATTACAACTTTTACTCAAACGACGTTTTGGTGGGGCAACAGCGGATATTGATTGATTCGTTGGAAAACAACAACATATCAATACGTTCTGTTATGGTTGTTGATGCGCCAGATTATAGGCATACTTACAGCTGCCACCGCATTAATGGTAAAACCATCGATTCCCTGTCTATAGAGAACAAAGGAAGTGAAGGCACTACAAGGGTCAACGCTTTTAAAAAACAAGATTCCGTGCTGGTGCTTGGTCAAAGTCCGTTTCACGGTAAGTTTTCATATAAAAAATTCGCACCGCCCAATACGCAATTATGGAACCCTTTTATCTCTCGATATTTTGAGCTGGACAATATGGTGAATTACCATTTAGCGTATGTTTTAAATAAGCGGTTAAAGTTAAATGAGGCCGATATGTTCAAGGCCATTCAGATTGAGCTCAATTCTGAGGAGTATGGGGAAAAGTACATTGTTGACCAAGCAATGGTTACAATTATAAAAACCAGCGAACAGGATTTTAGGCTTATTTACCCGGGTTTTTCCGGATATGCAAATCGGACCAGGCTTCCTTTCAATGTGCTTATAAAAACAGCAGATGCCCACAAAATAAAGGCGGTCTTACTGGGTGATCTCAAAATAGTTTTAGTCGATAATTAA
- a CDS encoding LytR/AlgR family response regulator transcription factor, with protein MTRTCIIIDDEKTARNIIKTYIAEVSFLELKGAFKNAIEALEYLQSHSVDLLFLDIEMPKLSGLNFAKIIGSNTQIIFTTAHREFALDGFELNAVDYLLKPFSFDRFLKAVQKTQAKTPTISHEKSMDYMFIKVNKQMLKIDFDALLYIEGLSNYVKIQTHENAFVVYDKLSALIKKLPAHQFIRIHKSYIINVLKIKLYTKEFVEIDGKHIPVSATYRASLMALLKTH; from the coding sequence ATGACACGTACCTGTATTATAATAGATGATGAGAAAACCGCCCGCAATATCATTAAAACCTATATTGCAGAGGTGTCTTTTTTAGAACTGAAGGGCGCATTTAAAAACGCCATTGAAGCCTTGGAATACCTGCAAAGCCACAGCGTTGACCTGTTGTTTTTAGATATTGAGATGCCCAAGCTATCCGGGTTGAATTTCGCAAAAATAATAGGCTCGAACACGCAAATTATCTTTACCACGGCGCACCGCGAGTTTGCCCTGGACGGCTTTGAACTAAACGCCGTAGATTATTTGTTAAAACCCTTTTCGTTTGATCGGTTTTTAAAAGCGGTACAAAAAACGCAGGCCAAAACCCCGACCATAAGCCATGAAAAATCCATGGACTACATGTTTATAAAGGTGAACAAACAAATGCTGAAAATAGATTTTGACGCCTTGCTGTATATTGAAGGATTGAGCAATTACGTAAAAATACAAACGCACGAAAACGCATTTGTGGTTTACGATAAACTTAGCGCACTAATTAAAAAACTGCCTGCCCATCAATTTATAAGAATACACAAATCTTATATTATAAACGTTTTGAAAATAAAACTGTACACCAAGGAATTTGTGGAAATTGACGGCAAACATATTCCCGTAAGTGCCACTTATAGGGCGTCGTTAATGGCGCTTCTTAAAACGCATTGA
- a CDS encoding sensor histidine kinase, with translation MKSLNVWFHIGFWVVYTAIFTIVQAGYKGEYQEALVFELINLPVRLLVVYFNYFVLLPKLLLQGRITKYFLYTVITLIIAGFVQRFVNYYALDMLYPSIPDSGIWLPYKFLQASIIIASPLIFIIGISIVWKVAQLQKRTKSLENEKLQSELKYLKSQINPHFLFNTLNNIYGLSLENSKKTSGLILKLSDFLSFSLYESNQKLIPLEKEIALMNDFIALEKSRFEDRVNVVLKLPKNEAQDISIPPLILVPFVENAFKHGLKNETEMATIKIHLSVSEKILNFRVTNSKPLDSGVTGKNKGLGLANIQKRLDIIYGKNYSLNIDEQPDVYTIHLQINTA, from the coding sequence ATGAAAAGCTTAAACGTTTGGTTCCATATAGGTTTTTGGGTTGTTTACACAGCCATTTTCACCATAGTGCAGGCCGGATATAAGGGCGAGTACCAAGAGGCTTTGGTTTTTGAGCTTATAAACCTGCCCGTTAGGCTTCTTGTGGTTTATTTTAATTACTTTGTTTTACTACCCAAACTTTTGTTGCAGGGCAGAATAACCAAGTACTTTCTTTATACCGTAATTACGCTGATTATCGCTGGGTTTGTACAGCGCTTTGTTAATTATTATGCCTTGGATATGCTTTATCCCAGCATACCGGATTCGGGGATTTGGTTGCCCTACAAGTTTCTTCAGGCGTCCATTATTATTGCGTCGCCCCTTATTTTTATCATTGGCATCTCTATTGTTTGGAAGGTTGCCCAACTGCAAAAACGCACCAAAAGCCTCGAAAACGAAAAACTGCAATCGGAGCTCAAGTACCTGAAATCGCAAATCAATCCGCATTTTTTGTTCAATACCCTAAATAATATTTACGGTCTATCTTTAGAAAACTCCAAAAAAACCTCGGGGCTTATTTTAAAGCTTTCCGATTTTTTAAGTTTTTCGTTATATGAAAGCAATCAGAAATTGATTCCGTTAGAAAAGGAAATCGCCTTGATGAACGATTTTATAGCCCTTGAAAAAAGCCGTTTTGAAGACCGCGTAAACGTGGTGTTGAAACTTCCGAAAAACGAGGCGCAGGACATTTCGATTCCGCCCTTGATATTGGTCCCTTTTGTGGAGAACGCCTTTAAGCACGGTTTAAAAAACGAGACCGAAATGGCCACCATCAAGATACATTTATCCGTTTCGGAAAAAATCCTGAATTTTAGGGTTACAAATTCCAAACCCTTAGATTCTGGGGTTACGGGTAAAAACAAAGGTTTGGGCTTAGCTAACATCCAAAAGCGATTGGACATTATTTATGGGAAAAATTACAGTTTAAACATTGATGAACAGCCGGATGTTTACACCATCCATCTTCAAATTAACACAGCATGA